In Eucalyptus grandis isolate ANBG69807.140 chromosome 4, ASM1654582v1, whole genome shotgun sequence, the following proteins share a genomic window:
- the LOC104455521 gene encoding LOW QUALITY PROTEIN: MDIS1-interacting receptor like kinase 2 (The sequence of the model RefSeq protein was modified relative to this genomic sequence to represent the inferred CDS: inserted 6 bases in 6 codons; deleted 2 bases in 1 codon; substituted 1 base at 1 genomic stop codon) encodes MTKSTATCPLFLFPFLCLLFLLPFQASPSPTTEAQALVKWKNSLSPPPPPPSLSSWSLTNIPHLCNWTGIACNGGGLVTGIGLSGSSLNGTLDALDFTSFPNLTRFDVSNNNLEGPIPSSIGNLSQLRFLELAVNFFEGAIPRSIGQLIKLEKLDLRLNKLTSSIPSELGLCSNLTYLALAKNSISGELPLSLSNLVRLSLFRASHNRLSGELLPDFFTNWTELVSLKLQSNFISGKIPPEIGSLTKLNHLSMYNNSLSGTIPPEVGNLTLVTSLYFGMNQLYGKIPXTISRLANLRKISLCSNNFSGEIPRDLGKYSPSLKSVCFANNSFTGELXPDLCSGFALRYLMIQGNNFTGPLPDCLKNCSRLMRVRLDSNQFTADVTSAFGVYPNLVFISLSNNRFVGNLTTQWGECTNLKTLQINGNKIAGRIPPELGKLSQLRAVTFYSNDLTGKIPDEMGNLGXLLSLNLSNNHLAGDIPISLGNLSKLNYLDLSKNAISGSIPDELANCKNLLSLNLSNNNLSGVIPLELGNLFALQILLDLSHNSLAGSILSNLAKLTKLENLNLSHNNFSGTIPAALNSMSSLGSIDLSYNKLTGAVPSGRLFQQAPGSAFIGNPGLCGYVTGLSPCGTSSKSTDQRKKVLVGVSVGVCCSLLLAILIAMILLRRWRKIFLTNEEIKRLKKHEKFEQIIWERXRKFTFSDIAKATNDFSEEYCIGKGGFGSVYKAVLASGQIVAVXKLNALESSNVPTVNRXSFENEIRVLTEVRHRNVIKLHGFCSTRGCMYLVYGFVERGSLAKVLYGGTGAVELDWGTRVNIVQGVAHAIAYLHHNCSPPIVHRDITLTNILLESDLEPRLSDFGTARLLNSDSSNWTTVAGSYGYMAIELAITMRVTNKCDVYSFGVVALEIMMGKHPGDLLSSLLMTQTSTISEDANLMLKDVLDPRLPPPTGQLAKKVAIIITTALACTRTSPDSRPTMHFVARELCARTQAYLSEXLGSITISKAIESTGIKF; translated from the exons ATGACAAAATCAACTGCAACCTGccccctcttccttttcccGTTCCTCTGTCTCCTCTTCTTGCTTCCATTTCAGGCCTCGCCATCACCGACCACAGAGGCGCAAGCTCTTGTCAAATGGAAGAACTCCCTCTcgcctcctccacctccaccttccCTGAGCTCATGGTCCCTCACCAACATCCCCCATCTCTGCAACTGGACTGGCATTGCCTGCAACGGGGGCGGGTTGGTCACAGGTATCGGCCTCTCTGGCTCAAGCCTCAACGGCACGCTTGATGCGCTCGACTTCACTTCGTTCCCGAACCTGACCCGCTTCGACGTCAGCAACAACAATCTCGAGGGCCCAATACCGTCCTCGATCGGCAATCTATCCCAGCTCAGATTCTTGGAGTTGGCAGTCAATTTCTTCGAAGGGGCAATTCCTCGCTCCATTGGACAATTGATAAAGCTTGAAAAGCTTGATTTGAGACTAAACAAGTTGACCTCTTCGATCCCTTCGGAGCTCGGGCTCTGTTCTAACCTCACCTACTTAGCCCTTGCCAAGAATTCGATCTCTGGGGAGCTGCCTCTCTCACTGTCCAATCTAGTCAGATTGTCATTATTTAGAGCTTCGCATAATCGCCTGTCGGGTGAGTTACTGCCTGACTTCTTCACAAATTGGACCGAACTTGTTTCTCTGAAGCTCCAGAGCAATTTCATCTCCGGGAAAATTCCGCCCGAAATTGGAAGTCTGACCAAGCTCAATCACCTCTCCATGTACAATAATTCGCTCTCGGGGACTATTCCTCCGGAGGTCGGGAATCTCACGTTGGTGACGTCTCTCTATTTTGGCATGAACCAGCTTTATGGAAAGATTC AGACCATCTCTCGCCTTGCTAACTTACGGAAGATCTCTTTGTGCTCGAACAATTTCTCGGGAGAAATACCACGTGATTTAGGCAAGTACAGCCCTTCTCTGAAATCTGTTTGCTTTGCGAACAACAGCTTCACCGGAGAGC CCCCAGATTTATGCAGTGGCTTTGCTCTTCGATATCTCATGATCCAAGGGAACAACTTCACTGGGCCGCTGCCTGATTGTTTGAAGAATTGTTCACGGCTAATGAGAGTCCGTCTAGACAGCAACCAGTTCACTGCAGATGTCACGAGTGCATTTGGAGTTTATCCGAATCTGGTTTTTATAAGCCTCAGCAACAACCGATTTGTCGGGAATCTCACCACACAATGGGGAGAGTGTACAAATCTCAAGACTTTGCAGATAAATGGGAACAAAATTGCCGGCCGCATCCCACCGGAGCTTGGGAAGTTGTCTCAGTTGCGTGCCGTGACTTTTTACAGCAATGACTTAACCGGGAAAATTCCCGACGAGATGGGAAATCTAG AGTTGTTGAGcctgaacttgagcaacaatcaTTTGGCTGGAGATATTCCCATCTCGTTAGGAAACTTATCGAAGCTAAATTATCTTGATTTGTCGAAGAATGCAATAAGTGGTAGCATACCGGACGAGCTAGCAAATTGCAAGAATTTACTGAGcttgaacttgagcaacaacaatCTGTCGGGTGTCATACCGCTGGAGCTCGGGAACTTGTTTGCACTACAGATTCTCCTAGATCTGAGCCACAATTCACTAGCAGGATCAATTCTGTCCAATTTGGCAAAACTTACTAAACTGGAAAATCTCAATCTTTCGCATAACAACTTCTCGGGTACAATTCCTGCAGCTCTCAACAGCATGAGCAGTTTAGGCTCTATAGACTTATCGTACAACAAACTAACGGGTGCAGTTCCTAGTGGTCGCCTCTTCCAACAAGCACCGGGAAGTGCTTTTATCGGGAATCCGGGCTTGTGTGGATACGTGACCGGATTATCTCCTTGTGGGACGAGCAGTAAATCAactgaccaaagaaaaaaggttcTGGTTGGTGTGAGTGTTGGCGTCTGCTGCTCACTACTTTTGGCGATTCTAATTGCCATGATTCTGCTACGTCGGTGGCGAAAAATCTTCTTGACAAAT GAAGAGATCAAGCGTCTTAAAAAGCACGAGAAATTTGAGCAGATCATATGGGAAA TTAGGAAGTTCACATTCAGCGACATCGCCAAGGCCACCAATGATTTCAGCGAAGAATACTGCATCGGAAAAGGTGGGTTCGGAAGCGTTTATAAGGCCGTATTGGCCAGCGGCCAAATCGTCGCTG AAAAGCTCAACGCACTAGAATCCAGCAATGTCCCAACAGTCAACC CGAGTTTCGAGAACGAAATCCGCGTGTTGACCGAGGTTCGACACCGTAATGTGATCAAGCTCCACGGGTTCTGTTCCACGAGGGGTTGCATGTACTTGGTCTATGGGTTTGTTGAGAGAGGTAGTTTGGCAAAGGTCTTGTATGGAGGAACGGGAGCCGTTGAACTGGACTGGGGTACAAGGGTGAACATTGTTCAAGGCGTGGCTCACGCGATTGCTTACTTGCATCACAATTGCTCACCGCCTATCGTCCATCGGGACATAACGTTGACAAACATCTTGCTTGAGTCAGACCTCGAGCCTCGACTCTCAGATTTTGGGACGGCAAGACTCTTGAATTCAGACTCATCGAATTGGACCACAGTGGCCGGATCTTATGGCTACATGGC AATAGAGTTAGCAATTACGATGCGGGTAACGAATAAATGTGACGTGTATAGCTTCGGAGTAGTGGCGCTAGAGATTATGATGGGAAAGCATCCGGGggatcttctctcttctcttttaatGACACAAACATCAACAATCTCGGAGGACGCAAATTTGATGCTGAAGGATGTGCTTGATCCGCGGCTTCCTCCTCCGACTGGCCAACTAGCCAAGAAAGTGGCAATCATCATCACAACGGCACTAGCGTGCACGCGCACAAGTCCTGATTCGCGACCCACCATGCATTTTGTCGCGCGAGAATTATGTGCACGCACTCAAGCTTACTTGTCCGAGTGATTGGGCTCCATAACTATCAGCAAAGCTATCGAGTCTACAGGAATAAAATTTTAA